Proteins from a genomic interval of Medicago truncatula cultivar Jemalong A17 chromosome 3, MtrunA17r5.0-ANR, whole genome shotgun sequence:
- the LOC11446774 gene encoding F-box protein SKIP23 encodes MASTDWCELPTELLNLISQRIDDELDLIHFRSVCSKWRRSSISNHNPNSTLKVPQLSYNLSDTSSPFCCLFKRTLFFIKPLQHHKPLRPWLIRVTQNSHGKKLFHLLLNSLYFNHRFPRVLDFNKHSVLNLGTDFIMDYGDINRRNYFFYNKNREKFLAITCNGENPMVLGISEYFPHPMLFSLDMCVTKGNCVVFIDDDASKLHENYVYLLDRSQLSSVSDYRKCFNYVSDGLEYLSLFSAPEWIVKS; translated from the exons ATGGCATCGACTGACTGGTGTGAACTACCAACTGAGCTTCTGAATCTGATATCACAACGAATTGACGATGAACTTGATCTCATTCATTTTCGATCGGTTTGTTCAAAGTGGCGGCGCTCTTCCATTTCAAATCACAATCCCAATTCTACCCTCAAGGTTCCACAACTCTCATATAATCTCTCTGATACCTCTTCTCCGTTTTGCTGCCTCTTCAAACGCACTCTCTTTTTCATCAAACCGCTTCAACACCATAAGCCACTTCGTCCTTGGTTGATCAGAGTTACCCAAAACTCACATGGCAAAAAACTCTTCCACCTACTCCTCAATTCACTCTACTTTAATCATCGTTTTCCTCGTGTTCTTGACTTCAACAAACACTCCGTCCTCAATTTAGGAACAGATTTCATCATGGACTACGGAGACATTAATCGTCGTAACTATTTCTTCTACAACAAGAACCGTGAAAAGTTCCTTGCAATCACGTGCAATGGAGAAAACCCTATGGTTCTCGGCATTTCGGAATATTTCCCCCATCCTATGCTGTTCT CCTTGGATATGTGTGTTACTAAAGGGAATTGTGTTGTCtttattgatgatgatgccTCCAAGTTACATGAGAACTATGTTTATCTCTTGGATCGAAGTCAGCTATCGTCTGTGTCTGATTATCGCAAATGTTTTAACTATGTGTCTGATGGTTTGGAATATCTCAGCTTGTTCTCGGCACCTGAATGGATAgtcaaaagttaa
- the LOC112420065 gene encoding F-box protein At2g17036: protein MAALKMKADWSELLTELLNLISQRITTEIDLIRFRSVCSNWRSSSIRNHFHISPFNVPLLQYIDSIIINNNNNNYGTIPISFYYLSKHSFYLIKPSQEQEQEQENYPWLIRVTQSSCGNTEISQSSFLSTDSFDYPFDILDFNELSIQLVAGDCFLLPDDDMLRYYNIRVFKGRVYAVIDKTGRTITVGPEDDPKAQLAAEPLVDCGPEDNKKFLVESEGELLLVDIDPVPVDLKIRLFRLDEKERKWVKFEKNLRDRVLFIGTKYSFSASASDLCVPKGNCIIFIDEIFSEDRLSIVHLDQDRQLWPLCNHPEYYDLFWPPPKWIIKSQLH, encoded by the coding sequence ATGGCTGCATTGAAAATGAAAGCAGACTGGTCTGAGCTCCTAACTGAGCTTCTGAATCTGATATCGCAACGAATCACCACCGAAATCGATCTCATTCGCTTTCGATCAGTTTGTTCCAATTGGCGTTCATCTTCCATCCGAAATCATTTTCACATTTCACCATTCAACGTTCCACTCCTCCAATACATTGAttccatcatcatcaacaacaacaacaacaactatggCACCATCCCTATTTCCTTCTATTACCTCTCCAAACATAGTTTCTACCTCATCAAACCATCACaggaacaagaacaagaacaagaaaacTATCCTTGGTTGATTAGAGTTACCCAAAGCTCATGTGGCAATACCGAAATATCTCAATCCTCCTTCCTCTCAACTGATTCTTTTGATTACCCATTCGACATACTCGACTTCAACGAACTCTCCATCCAGTTAGTGGCGGGAGATTGTTTCTTGTTGCCCGACGACGACATGCTAAGGTATTATAACATCCGCGTGTTTAAAGGGAGGGTTTACGCAGTAATTGACAAAACTGGTAGGACAATTACAGTTGGACCGGAGGATGACCCTAAAGCCCAGTTAGCGGCTGAACCATTGGTTGATTGTGGGCCAGAGGATAACAAGAAATTCTTAGTGGAGAGCGAGGGTGAGTTGCTGTTAGTTGACATTGATCCTGTTCCTGTTGATTTAAAGATTCGTTTGTTTAGACTTGATGAGAAGGAGAGGAAGTGGGTGAAATTCGAGAAGAATTTAAGAGATAGGGTTTTGTTCATAGGGACAAAATATTCCTTTTCTGCCTCTGCCTCAGATTTGTGTGTTCCTAAAGGGAATTGTATCATCTTTATTGATGAAATCTTCTCTGAGGATAGATTAAGTATTGTTCACTTGGATCAAGATCGTCAGCTTTGGCCTTTGTGCAATCATCCTGAATATTACGACTTGTTCTGGCCCCCTCCGAAGTGGATCATCAAAAGCCAGCTTCACTAA
- the LOC112420066 gene encoding F-box protein SKIP23, giving the protein MASTDWCDLPTELLNLILQRNDDELDLIRTDFIINHRDFNLRNYFFYNNKKREKFLAITCNGENPMVLGISDYFPHPMLFCYLNKFWKPISDMSTKYVDICVFKRRFYLVDNTGRTVTIESDSSVQLVDNPFIPGDRKLLVESEGALLLVNIYENLMTFNVFRLDEKNKKWVKLMSLRNRVLFFVNGCSFSASASDLCVAKGNCVIFIDDAYNICTYFYNYCLDRSQPLSVSEYFEYLSLFSAPEWIGKS; this is encoded by the exons atggCGTCGACTGACTGGTGTGATCTCCCAACTGAGCTTCTGAATTTGATATTGCAACGAAACGACGATGAACTCGATCTCATTC GAACAGATTTTATCATCAACCATAGAGATTTTAATCTTCGTAACTACTTCTTCTACAATAACAAGAAGCGTGAAAAGTTCCTTGCAATCACGTGCAATGGTGAAAACCCTATGGTTCTTGGCATTTCGGACTATTTCCCCCATCCTATGCTGTTCTGTTACCTCAACAAATTTTGGAAACCCATTTCCGACATGTCAACTaaatatgttgatatttgtgtGTTTAAAAGGAGGTTTTACTTGGTAGACAATACTGGTCGGACAGTTACAATTGAATCCGACTCGAGTGTCCAGTTAGTGGATAATCCTTTTATTCCTGGAGATAGAAAATTACTGGTGGAGAGTGAGGGTGCCTTGTTGTTGGTTAATATTTATGAGAATCTTATGACTTTTAATGTGTTTAGACTTGAcgagaagaataaaaaatgggTGAAGTTGATGAGTTTAAGGAATAGGGTTTTGTTCTTTGTGAATGGATGTTCATTTTCTGCTTCAGCTTCGGATTTGTGTGTTGCCAAAGGGAATTGTGTCATCTTTATCGATGATGCATACAACATATGTACTTATTTCTATAATTATTGCTTGGATCGAAGTCAGCCATTGTCTGTGTCTGAGTACTTTGAATACCTCAGCTTGTTCTCGGCACCGGAGTGGATCGgcaaaagttaa